Part of the Archaeoglobus neptunius genome, GCTTCACAACCTCATAAACCATAGCAACACCGGTAGCACCAAGAGGATGTCCTTTCGCCTTCAGGCCTCCGAATGTATTTACCGGCAGTTTTCCGCCAATCTCAGTATCCCCATTCTCAACCAGTCTGCCGCCCTCGCCTTTCCTGCAAAATCTGAGGTCTTCATAAGCCATAATCTCCGCAATTGTGAAACAGTCATGAACTGCTGCGAGATCAATCTCTTTTACAGGATTATCGATCCCAGCCTTCCTGTAGGCCATATCAGCAGCCATAACGGCAGCCTTCAATCCCACAAAACTCTCCCTGTTGGTCATGTTCGATGTATCGGAAGCATATCCGGCAGATTCTATCCATACAACATTATCAATCCCTAGCTCCCTTATCCTCTCTTCACTCGCCAGAATTGCTGCTGCCGAGCCGTCGCTGATGGGAGAGCAATCGTAGAGTTTCAGAGGATATGCAATGTACCTGGAGTTCAGCACATCCTCAACCGTAATCTCCTTCTGAAAATGCGCTTTCGGATTTTTGACTGCATTTCCATGTGCTTTAACGGCTACCTTTGCAAGCTGTTCCTCGGTTGTTCCGTATCTCGCCATGTGGGCTGTGGCATGCATAGCGTAATAGCCCGGAAAGGTCGTGCCGTATTGATGAAACTCCCAGAGGTAGTTTCCTGCTCTCCCCCCAATGGCAAGGGAAACTGCAGTCTCAATCTCAGTCATTTTCTCAACACCGATAGCTATGGCCACATCTGCCATTCCGGATGCAATAGAGGTGCAGGCAGCATAAATCGCAGCCGTTCCGGTTGCACATGCCGCCTCAACCCGAAACGGCCCCCTGTCCTCAAATCCACAGTACTCATTAACCGGTACGGCCGGCATGAGTTCGTATCCTCTGGTGTTAACGCTACCAACAACGCTCAGATCGATATCGTCCTGAGCTATTCCAGCATCTTCAAGAGCCTCTTTTACCGCCTCGTATGACAGTTCCTGAATTGTAACATCATCCCTTCTGCCGAATTTCGAGCAGCCAACTCCGATAACCCCTACTCTCATTAGATCCAGTTCTCTGCTTCATATATAATTCTTTCTTGTAATATGAACTGATCTAAAAATAGTTTACACAAAATAAGAATCTAAAATAATAAATCAATCCAGTATTGTCCGCCTGTGATCCTTATGGGATTTCGAGGATATGTACGTCGTGAGGTGATTTATTCTGATTCCATTCTTCACAAACCACTCCATAAACTTTCTTCTCTGCTCGTTAAATTCTGAAATATCTTTATACCGCACGATGAGACAGAGATCATATGCGGAACCAACCAGCTCCAGGATGTTCTCGACAAAATCGAGTTTTTTGAAATGCTCTATTACCTCATCAATTCTGGGTTTTGATTCTATATCCAGATCGATGAAGGTGACAGTAAGGGTGCTCAATCCAAGTTTCTGATAATTGGCCTTCCAGTAGCCCTCCTTTATTTTTATCAGGTATTCGCTCTCTTCAAGCGTTCTGACTCTGTTCTGAACGGTTCTTAAGGTTATCCCGAGCATGTCAGCAATTTCACTCTGAGTCTTGCCCCTCAGAATGTTTTCAATTATGGCCTTATCTATATCATCAAGCTGTCCTTTTCGCATAATATGAAGTATACTAAAAATATAAAAATTTTATGTTTGCCATTCAATGGCAATTTATAGGGAAAGTGGTGAATAATAATATTCTACGCTCTGATTTCTGCCCATTTGTCCTCATTTTCCGAAACTCTAACTCTAATAACTTTCAAGCCCTTTTCCCGAAGTTTCTCGAAAATATAGATACAGATATTCTCGGAAGTTGGAATTTCTATTATCTCATTGATAAACCTATGGTCGAATTCCGAAATTACGGCATTAACTTCCTTTTTAAGATCAAAAAAGTCCATAACCATTCCGTTTCCTTTGATCTCTCCGGCTATCTCCACTTCTACCCTGAAATTATGTCCGTGGATTCGCCCGCACCTTTGATGGCCCGGAATGCTGTGGGCCGCACTGAATGATGTCAGGACGCCAATTATCATCTCCGCCATCATCTCACCCCCAAATATTTATGAACCTGAGGGATAACCCTCGTATCGGCGAATTCCATCATCTTATCCTGCAGCTTAAGTATTTTTTCCACCCCGCTACCAAAAACAGGCTGGAGAACGAAGCCAAATACATAGTTCTTGATTTCCAACGCTGAGTTTATTATCTCTTCCTCATCAAAATCATCCGGAAGAACTATCTTGCAGAAGGTTTTTCTATTTCTTGTGTTTTTCAGAATTTTAAAGCACTCTACGGTTTTTTCCAGCACCTCGTCATATCCTTCCACCCTCGACTCCCTGACCTTCAGGTCACCGGCTACATAATCCACAAATCTAAGCTTTCTGGCCTTTTCCGGCAGAGTCATGTTCGATTCGAGGTAAAACGGTTTTGTCCTGTTGAGGTTGGAAATAAACTCTGCATGCAGCATCGGTTCTCCTCCTGTGAGGCAGACAGAGTGGACCCTCGAAGTGTCGATTAAGTTCTGTACGTACGTTGCAGAGACGGGATTAAGAATCTGTCTGCCTCTGATACGATCATGGCACTTCTCCGAGGTTTTAGGAGTATCACAGTAGTAGCAGTTCAAATTACAGCCAGAAAATCGAATGAAGAGCTGCTTAACTCCAACGTAGAAGCCTTCTCCCTGAACTGACCTGAAAATCTCAATCAGATTTGCTCTCATCCTCCTTCATCTCTTCATAGGTTTTTACTGCAATTTCCCACTCTTCATCACTCAGAAGCGGATCCCTGGTTTTATTGATAATAAATGCCTCCGTCCTTTCCAGACATGTGCCACAGCTCAGGCATGGCCTGTCATTTCCCTCATAGCAGCTCCAGGTAAGTTCGTATGGAACTCCGAGCTGCAGTCCCAGTTTTACTATATCGGCCTTGGTCATCTCGACAAACGGAGCCTTTACCTCTACAGGAGTCCACAGATTGCCGAGATACACAGCCGTGTCTAGAGCCTTTACAAATTCCTTCCTGCAGTCAGGGTAAATGCTGTAATCACTCAGGTGTGCAGCGTAGTATACCTCCCCAGCTCCAATTTTAACAGCGTATCCTGCAGCAATTGACAGCAGTATCATGTTTCTGTTCGGTACTATTGTTCTTTTCTGGCTTTCCTCTGTGTAAAATGCCTTTGGTACCTCATCCTCCCCTGTCAACGCCCCATGAGATATCAGATCATGAATCGTTGATATGTCAACCTGCAGGTAATGTACCTTGCCTCTCTTCCCCGCCTCCTCTGCAACCCTCTCTGCACTCACCATCTCCTTCGAATGCTTTTGCCCATAGTAAAAGCTGATGGCGTGAACCTCATATCCTTTATCCAGGAGGTAGTAGAGCAGGGTTGACGAATCGACACCACCGCTCAGCAGCATTACAGCTTTCATGAAAAAACTCTGTAAGATTTGCATAAGAATGCATCGGGCTTACCACAATATTCATAAATCCACAGCTGGAGTGTTACTCTAAGCGGGGGTTGCCGAGCGGACAAAGGCGCAGGATTGAGGGTCCTGTCCCGTAGGGGTTCGAGGGTTCGAATCCCTCCCCCCGCACTTCAGGACTACTGGATCTGAATATAAGCCGCCAGAAACAAAATGGTTCTAAACTCAACCTCTGACCACGGTGTCAATTATCTGTATAAGCTCCCGTTTTGTAAAGGGCTTTTCAATGACTTCCTTAACACCGACGCTTTTCAGAACGTCCTCCCTTTTCGCAAAGGCTGTAACGGCTATAATTTTTGCCCTAGGATCCATGGAAAGAATCTCTTTGCTTGCATATATTCCATCCATAACTGGCATAAATATATCCATCAGAACAATGTCCGGTTTAAGCTTTCTGTACATCTCCACAGCTTCTTTACCATTTCTAGCGTGGTATACCTCAAATTCCTGCAGAATAATCTTAAAAATCTCGTAAACATCCTCATTGTCATCTACCACCAAGGCACGCATTCGTCTTACTTTTGCTGGTAGGCAGCTAAAAATCTTTCGGTGTCCGTGGGACACAAAATACAACTAGGCTTATCAGCCTTTTTTCGAAATCGGTTCTGTGGGGTCTTGAGGAACAGTCTCAGGAGTCCATTAGACAGGTGCTATTCTGTCTTTCCATCCGCAACAGTCAGCAGATATGTATCAATTTCAAGCATCCTGCATCCTGATTATTATGCTCGATGCGAGGAGTAGAAACTTCATCCAGGATCCTGCAGAGGAGACAATAAGCATATGAAGAGCTGTACAGAAGTTTTCGAGTCAATTTAACCCAATTCTCGCAGACTGCGAGGAGGTATCAAAGCTCTCCAGAATACGATTTAGACCCGGATAGCATCTCATAGTCAAAGAGAGAATTAAAGGTCTGAAAAAGAGGAAGGAACGATCACAGAAGTTCTGCCAGTGGTTCTGGATTTTCCCTCCGGCTAATTTCTGGCTAGTTTTTGGAATAACATCCCAGAGGTTTTCCCTCAAAAATTGCGGTGAGGCAGAGATTGCAGGATTTGCAGTCACTCCTGTCCGCTTCCCCTGCCATCATTTTCCTTGGCAAAAACGGGTCTCTGATCAGGGGTCTTGACATTGAGACGAACTCAACCTTCTCAAGCAGAGATTCCGCAACATCAAGACTCCTCACACCACCAACCACCATCACCGGAATATTCACAGCTTCCTTTATCCTGAAAGCGTAATCTCTGAAATAAGCCTCCCCGCTTTTACCTACCTTCTGACTCACAACATTATAGCGCTGATGGTAAATGGACTCGTACATACCTCCACTGACCTCGATGGCTTCAAAGCCGATATCATCAAGCAGTTTCGCTATTCTCACTGCCTCACCCACCTCAAGACCTCCCGGCACGAAATCACAGGCGTTCATCTTGATCATCACCGGAATCCTGCTCTTCCCCCTGATCCCTTCAAAGATGTCCAGAAGGATCTTTGCCCTTTCCCTACCGTACTCATCCTTTCTGCGGTTCGTATGTGGAGAGATAAACTCACTGAGCAAATATCCATGTGCAGCGTGTAGCTGAACGGCGTCAAATCCTGCCTTTTCAGCTCTCAGGGCAGCATTCACGAAATCATCAATTACCCTCTCTATATCCTCCCCAGTCATCTCCCTTGGCTCAATTCCCGTGAATGGATCCTTTACTGCGGATGGGGCTACGGGACTTATGAAGGTCTGTCTTCCGGCGTGGGCAAGCTGAGCAACGAAAACCACACTCCTATCAGCTTTTTTCACCGTCGAGACGAGTTTTTTTAAACCATCAACATGCCTGTCCTCGCTTATTCCCGTCATCTTGTAGGATGCTCTGCCCTCTTCACTGACAAACATGTACCCGGTGATTACAGTTCCCGCCCCACCTTCTGCAAGCTTTTTGTAGAGTTCGACCATCTCATCTGTAACAAAACCCTCTTTTGTCGCCATTGACTCTGCCGTGGCCGACCTCACTAGTCTGTTTTTCATCCTCAGGTTTTCCGTTTCAACCGGTGTGAAAAGGAGCATCTAATTCACCATCCACACCACTTTTTTATCGACATCCCTTCTTGGCGGTACGGGTGGCTCTTTGGCAGGATATCCAACAGTTACCACTGCAACAAGCTTTTTACCCTCTATTCCCAGAGCCTTATTTATCTCATCCTCCACATGTACGGGCCCCGTCATCCAGCAAGTGCCAAGTCCAAGAGAGTGGGCGGCAAGGAGCATGTTTTGAATTGCAGCCGCAACACTCTGCACATCGCTGTAATCATCGCCAGTAGGAGTGTAGTAGGCAAAAACCGCTGCCGGTGCATTACCAAGATTCCTGAAAAATCTTTTGGTCTGCTCTATAACTTTCGGCCTGTCTGCAAAGAACCTCTGCAGCCTTGGGAGAATGTGGTCGTAACCTTTCTGAACTATGCTTATCAGATTTTTAAGCCTCTCACCGGAAACCACCACAAAAAACCATTGCTGCCTGTTCATCGCCGATGGTGCCCACATGGCAAGTTCAATAATTTTTTCCAGTTTCTCTCTTTCCACCGCTCTATCCTGATACATCCTGTGGCTCCTTCTTGTCTTTATTGCTCTCTCCACACATTCAAAAAACTCCATAAGAATTAACAATTTAATACAGATAAAAACGTTTTGAAAAGACCTTTATATTCTCACGGTAATTTGTTTTAGATGGTTACAGGCATTGTATTTCACGAGGAATATTTGAAACATGAACAGAGTCCAACACATCCCGAGCGAAGAGAAAGACTGGCGTACACGATGGACCAGCTAAGAGAGGAAGGAATTTTTGATTCAGAAAATATAGTCATCCTGGAGCCGTTTAGGGCTAGCAGGAAAGACGTTCTGGAGGTACACACCAGGGAATACGTAGAGTTTCTGGAGAGGGAGAGCAAAACGGGGGGTATGATTGACTTCGATACCAACATACCTGTAGGCGTTTTTGAAAGGGCTCTTCTTGCCGTTGGTGGTGCGATAAGGGCTGCAGAGGCTGTTGTTGATGGAGAGTGCAAAAATGCATTTGCAATGATTCGACCACCGGGACACCATGCAAAGCCGTATATCGGTGCTGGTTTTTGCTATTTCAACAATATGGCCATAATGGTAAAGTGGATTCTTAAAAACGGGTTTGACAGAGTGGCAATTCTTGACTGGGATGCTCACCACGGAGATGGCACGCAGGAAATATTTTACGATGATGACAGGGTTCTCTTCATCTCAACACATCAGATGCCGCTCTACCCCGGAACGGGCTATCCCGAGGAATGTGGGACCGGAAAAGGAGAGGGTTACACGGTGAATATACCACTCCCTCCCGGAACGGGAGACGAAGGCTACATGATGGTCATAGATGAAATTATCGAGCCTGTAATAAACGAATTCAAACCCGAATTTATAGCGATCTCCGCTGGCCAGGACAATCACTTTACAGACCCGATAACAAGTCTAGCCTTGACATCCAGAGGGTACGCTGAGATTATGAGAAGGGCGGTTGAAATGTCGGAAAGACTCTGTGAGGGCAGACTTGTAGCCGTTCTTGAGGGAGGGTACAGTGTTGAGGGTGCATTGCCATACACGAATCTTGGAATTATCGCCGCCATGGCAGGGATGGATATTTCATCCATCCGGGAGCCCGAAAACTACCTTGCAGAGCTTATGTGGAGAAAAAGGGATTCGGCTTTGGCCAAGCTGAAGGCAAATATAGAGGATGTGAAAAAAGTTCACTCAAAATACTGGGACTGTTTTGGATGAACCTCGAAAAACTCAGAAAAATCCAGGAGGATATCGCAAAAAGGGTCGAACTGTCAGACATGTACCCCATAGAAGAGGTGGAGTACGTTATTGGCGTTGATCAGGCTTTTTTAAATGACGAGGTAATCTCCTGCGCTGTGAAGTACACATTTCCCGATTTAGAAAAGGTTGACGAGGTCGTAGAGGTAGAAAAAGTGAGATTTCCTTACATACCAACCTTTCTGATGTTCAGGGAGGGAAAACCAGCAATAAATGCTGTGAAAAAGATTGCCGACGGTAATTCGGTAATCCTGGTGGACGGCAGCGGTATTGCCCATCCCAGAAGATGCGGACTTGCGACATACCTTGCAGTTTACTTAAAAAAGCCCTCAATTGGTATAACAAAGAAAAAGCTGTTTGGAAATGCAGTAAAGATCGATGACTCTCTGTGGAAACTGATGGATGGAGACAGACTAATCGGATACAGTTTAAAGAGCTGCAAGAGATGCAATCCGATATACATCTCACCGGGAAGCTTCATCTCGCCTAAGACTTCTCTAAAAATCGTTAAAATGTGTCTCAGAGGATACAAACTACCCGAACCTGTCAGGATGGCGGACAGACTTGCAAGAGAGTTCAAAAGAAGCTTAACCTCAAAGCTTAAATAACAGTAACCCGAAAAATCTACTAGAGCGGGGTGGGGTAGTCAGGTAATCCCGGCGGGCTCATAACCCGCAGATCCGTGGTTCAAATCCACGCCCCGCTATTTGCCAAGCTCCCACCTCCCCCGCTTTTTACAGTTTTTTCGCAAACTGGATGCCATGCAACCTCTTTAACTCCAGGATCCAAGATGGAGAGCCTGAAAATCAGGAACTGAATGGTGTGTGGAAGCGATTTCAGTTATTCACTATTTTTTGGTAAAAACATCAAACCAGAAGACTTTCAAAACACTTATATAGTTAACACTTTTCTAAATTTTCATATTACAAATTGACACCAAAATTAAGCTAAATAACAAGGTGGTACGATGGTGAAGGACAGGATACGGGAATACTGGGACTCGAGATGCCACGAGTACGACTCCTCACCAGGACACACATCTCTCCCTGAGGTGTGGAGAGACATTCTGGGTAAAATTTTCCATAGAAAGATGAGAATTCTGGACGTCGGAACGGGAACGGGCTTTGTCGCCCTAAGACTCGCAGAACTGGGGCATGATGTAACGGGAATAGATCTATCCGAAGGT contains:
- a CDS encoding thiolase domain-containing protein, whose protein sequence is MRVGVIGVGCSKFGRRDDVTIQELSYEAVKEALEDAGIAQDDIDLSVVGSVNTRGYELMPAVPVNEYCGFEDRGPFRVEAACATGTAAIYAACTSIASGMADVAIAIGVEKMTEIETAVSLAIGGRAGNYLWEFHQYGTTFPGYYAMHATAHMARYGTTEEQLAKVAVKAHGNAVKNPKAHFQKEITVEDVLNSRYIAYPLKLYDCSPISDGSAAAILASEERIRELGIDNVVWIESAGYASDTSNMTNRESFVGLKAAVMAADMAYRKAGIDNPVKEIDLAAVHDCFTIAEIMAYEDLRFCRKGEGGRLVENGDTEIGGKLPVNTFGGLKAKGHPLGATGVAMVYEVVKQLREEAGRLQVDLRSNRALIHNIGGTGHFAFVMIFRR
- a CDS encoding winged helix-turn-helix transcriptional regulator translates to MRKGQLDDIDKAIIENILRGKTQSEIADMLGITLRTVQNRVRTLEESEYLIKIKEGYWKANYQKLGLSTLTVTFIDLDIESKPRIDEVIEHFKKLDFVENILELVGSAYDLCLIVRYKDISEFNEQRRKFMEWFVKNGIRINHLTTYISSKSHKDHRRTILD
- the queD gene encoding 6-carboxytetrahydropterin synthase QueD, producing MMAEMIIGVLTSFSAAHSIPGHQRCGRIHGHNFRVEVEIAGEIKGNGMVMDFFDLKKEVNAVISEFDHRFINEIIEIPTSENICIYIFEKLREKGLKVIRVRVSENEDKWAEIRA
- a CDS encoding 7-carboxy-7-deazaguanine synthase QueE, with product MRANLIEIFRSVQGEGFYVGVKQLFIRFSGCNLNCYYCDTPKTSEKCHDRIRGRQILNPVSATYVQNLIDTSRVHSVCLTGGEPMLHAEFISNLNRTKPFYLESNMTLPEKARKLRFVDYVAGDLKVRESRVEGYDEVLEKTVECFKILKNTRNRKTFCKIVLPDDFDEEEIINSALEIKNYVFGFVLQPVFGSGVEKILKLQDKMMEFADTRVIPQVHKYLGVR
- the queC gene encoding 7-cyano-7-deazaguanine synthase QueC, which translates into the protein MKAVMLLSGGVDSSTLLYYLLDKGYEVHAISFYYGQKHSKEMVSAERVAEEAGKRGKVHYLQVDISTIHDLISHGALTGEDEVPKAFYTEESQKRTIVPNRNMILLSIAAGYAVKIGAGEVYYAAHLSDYSIYPDCRKEFVKALDTAVYLGNLWTPVEVKAPFVEMTKADIVKLGLQLGVPYELTWSCYEGNDRPCLSCGTCLERTEAFIINKTRDPLLSDEEWEIAVKTYEEMKEDESKSD
- a CDS encoding response regulator, with the protein product MRALVVDDNEDVYEIFKIILQEFEVYHARNGKEAVEMYRKLKPDIVLMDIFMPVMDGIYASKEILSMDPRAKIIAVTAFAKREDVLKSVGVKEVIEKPFTKRELIQIIDTVVRG
- a CDS encoding NADH:flavin oxidoreductase, producing the protein MLLFTPVETENLRMKNRLVRSATAESMATKEGFVTDEMVELYKKLAEGGAGTVITGYMFVSEEGRASYKMTGISEDRHVDGLKKLVSTVKKADRSVVFVAQLAHAGRQTFISPVAPSAVKDPFTGIEPREMTGEDIERVIDDFVNAALRAEKAGFDAVQLHAAHGYLLSEFISPHTNRRKDEYGRERAKILLDIFEGIRGKSRIPVMIKMNACDFVPGGLEVGEAVRIAKLLDDIGFEAIEVSGGMYESIYHQRYNVVSQKVGKSGEAYFRDYAFRIKEAVNIPVMVVGGVRSLDVAESLLEKVEFVSMSRPLIRDPFLPRKMMAGEADRSDCKSCNLCLTAIFEGKPLGCYSKN
- a CDS encoding nitroreductase family protein, yielding MEFFECVERAIKTRRSHRMYQDRAVEREKLEKIIELAMWAPSAMNRQQWFFVVVSGERLKNLISIVQKGYDHILPRLQRFFADRPKVIEQTKRFFRNLGNAPAAVFAYYTPTGDDYSDVQSVAAAIQNMLLAAHSLGLGTCWMTGPVHVEDEINKALGIEGKKLVAVVTVGYPAKEPPVPPRRDVDKKVVWMVN
- a CDS encoding histone deacetylase family protein; this encodes MVTGIVFHEEYLKHEQSPTHPERRERLAYTMDQLREEGIFDSENIVILEPFRASRKDVLEVHTREYVEFLERESKTGGMIDFDTNIPVGVFERALLAVGGAIRAAEAVVDGECKNAFAMIRPPGHHAKPYIGAGFCYFNNMAIMVKWILKNGFDRVAILDWDAHHGDGTQEIFYDDDRVLFISTHQMPLYPGTGYPEECGTGKGEGYTVNIPLPPGTGDEGYMMVIDEIIEPVINEFKPEFIAISAGQDNHFTDPITSLALTSRGYAEIMRRAVEMSERLCEGRLVAVLEGGYSVEGALPYTNLGIIAAMAGMDISSIREPENYLAELMWRKRDSALAKLKANIEDVKKVHSKYWDCFG
- a CDS encoding endonuclease V; protein product: MNLEKLRKIQEDIAKRVELSDMYPIEEVEYVIGVDQAFLNDEVISCAVKYTFPDLEKVDEVVEVEKVRFPYIPTFLMFREGKPAINAVKKIADGNSVILVDGSGIAHPRRCGLATYLAVYLKKPSIGITKKKLFGNAVKIDDSLWKLMDGDRLIGYSLKSCKRCNPIYISPGSFISPKTSLKIVKMCLRGYKLPEPVRMADRLAREFKRSLTSKLK